The Deinococcus reticulitermitis DNA segment GGCGCACCGCTTACTATGTCCTGCTGATCAGTCACATCATTCTCGCGGCGCTGAATCTGCCGCTCGCGCTCGTGGCGCTGTGGAACGCCTGGAAGGGCCTCCGGGCCGCCGGGAACCTGAGCCGGATCGACCTGCCCGCCGCGCGGCCCTTTTTCGACCGCCACCGCCAGTGGGTGCGCTGGACGGTGCCGGTGTGGCTCTATGTCGCAGTGACCGGCTGGATCATCTACCTCGTGCTCGGGCGTTACGGCGAAGTGATCAAGGGGTAGGTTTTCTTCCACTCTGTTACGCTCGGGGCATGTCGTCCCTGACCAGCAAGCGCAGCATTCCCGAGTTGCAGCACGCGCCCGCGCCGCTCGTGATGGTCACCGCCTACGACTTCCCCGGCGGCCGGCACGCCGAGGCCGCCGGGGTGGATCTGATCCTGGTGGGCGACAGCCTGGGCAACGTGGTGCTCGGCTACGACTCGACGGCGCCGGTCACGCTCGGCGACATGATCCATCACGCCCGCGCGGTGCGGCGGGGAGCACCGAACACCTTCATGGTGGTGGACATGCCGTTCGGGACCTACCACACCGGGGTCACCGACGCGATGCGAAATGCCGTGCGGATCATCCAGGAAACGGGCGCCGACGCCGTGAAGATGGAAGGCGCCACCACCGAGATCTTGCAGGTCGTGGATAACCTGACCCGCAACGGCATTCCGGTGATGGGCCACGTCGGGCTGATGCCGCAGACCGCCACCGCGCAGGGCGGCCTCAAGGTGCAGGGCAAAGACGACGAGAGCGCCCGCCTTACCCTGAGCGGTGCCCTCGCGCTCGAGCAGGCCGGGGCCTTCAGCGTGGTGCTCGAAGCGATTCCGTCGAGGCTCGCCAAACTCATCACTGGGCGCCTGGGTGTCCCCACCATCGGCATCGGCGCGGGCGTGGGGTGTGATGGACAGGTGCTTGTCGCCCACGACCTGCTCGGCATCTACGAGGACGAGGAAAAAAAGATCGCCAAACGCTACGCCGAACTCGGACGCGCCGCCCGCGAGGCCATCGCCGCCTACGCCGCCGAGGTGCGCGCCCGTGAGTTCCCGGCCAAGGAAAACAGCTTCGTGATGAAAGACGAGGTGCTTGGCAAGCTGTACTGACCGCAGTCTGCTATTTCACCCCAGCCTTGCGCTGGGCCTTGAGGTGCTGCTTGAGCTCCGGCCACAGCTCGCGCACCCGCGCCTGCGAAGCGAGGCGGGCATCTTTCTCTCGTTTTTGCAGCTCCTCGCGCTGACCGGGGACGAGACCCTGTTCGGTGAGCAGCGTGCGGACCACCTCGGCGTCCTGCATCCGTCCGAGGGCGTCGAGGGTGTCGGTGAGCACCGCCGGCGCCTTGTCCTGAAGTTCGAGGATGTAGCGGTAGTGCTTGAGCCGCTTGCGCCAGTCGTGCCAGGTCTCGGCGCGACGGGCACGCAGCACCCGCGGGGCCTCGTCGAGGAGGTCGCGCGCCTCGCGCCGCAGCGCCTTGCGGACCCGCTGGCCGAAGTCGTCGGGGCGCAGTGCCCCCTGCGGCGGCGGCGGCCACTCGGTCTGCGCGAGCAGTTCGGCGCGCCGGGCGGCCCAGTCGGCGCGGAAGCCGGCCACCTCGCCCGGCGGGCGCCCGGCTTCTTCCAGCGCGGCGGCGATGTGGTCACCGGCCACGTCATGATCGCGCAGGGCCGCCGCTGCCCTTCTGAGGTCGCGCCACGCCCGGCGGGCCGACTTGGGGGCTCCACTCGCCGCGAGTTCGGCACTTGCGCGCCGGGTCAGCTTGCGCGCCTCATGGACCGCCTTGGGATCTCCGGCGGTCAACTTGGGCCAGAGCTTCTGGAGTTTTTTCTCTGGAGAAGTACGGGTTGCCATAGTCCGTTATAGCGGCGCAGCACAGCGGAAGTGTCAGGACCCCGATGAAGGCGAGGCTGAGCTTTGAGGCTGCCCGCCCCGGCCCAAGCCTCTACCATGCCGCTATGTTCACCTTCGCAGAAGCGGCGCGGCACCCCGAGCGAGCGGTCGGCGCGGAGACGCACCGGCTCGCCGCGCAGAGGGTGCGGGGAATGCTGGTTCCGGCCTCCTTCGAGGAGGAGTACTACCTCAATGTCAACCTCCCCGAGCAGCTCGGGCGAATTTTCGCGCCAGTCAACCCCCACCGCATCGACGAGGACCAGCTCGACGCCCTGTGCACCCAGGCGCAGGCGCTCGTGCGGACGAGTGCGCTCTCGGACGACGCGGTGCAGCTTTTCTACCGGGCCCTGGGCAACGCGGGGCTGAGTGAGGGCACCGTGCATGCCCGCCGACCCGGCACACGCCACGCCGAGGTCGCTGTGCGGGCGCTGCCCCCGGGGACCGCCGTGCTGCACGCCCTCAAGCGGCTGTGGGCGCACGACTGGAGCCTCGAGCAGGTCCTGGCCCGGCTCGACGACACGGGCGGGGTCGGCCTCGACGCGCAGCCTACGCTGCTCTTTGCCGGTCCGCCCGGCACCCCAGACGCGGCCCGCGCCGCCGAACTCGGGGTGCCCGAGGCCCTCGTCAGCGAGGGACGGCTGGTGGGGCTGCCGTGAGAGAGGCGGCCTGCGGCGCGGGGCCGGTGCTGGCGCGCACGGCGAGGCGGGTGGGCAGCGTCGTCGTGGGCGGCACGGACCGGCCCGCGAGGAGCCGCAGCAGGGTCTCCCCCACCACGCGGCCCTTGTCGGCGGTCGGCTGCCAGACGGTCGTCAGGCCAAGGGCGGCGCTCGCAGGGACGTCGTCGTACCCCACCAGGCTCAGATCGTGGGGCACCCGGCGCCCGAGGGCCTGCGCGGCCTGGTAGGCCCCCTGCGCGAGCACGTCGCTCATGCACAGCAGCGCCGTGACCTCGGGATGCGCGCCGAGCAGGGCACGGGCCTGCGCCTCGCCCTCGGAGGGCAGGTTCTGCGGGCACTCGTAGCAGATCAGGGCCACGTCCGGCGCCCCCGCGCGGTAACCGCGCAGCCGGTCGCCGGTCACGCGGCTTGCCTCGGCCTGGGCCCATCGTTCCGCGCTCATGGGGCCGGAGACCCCGCCGGGGCCGGCCTCCAGCGCGAGCACACCGATGGCGTGGTGCCCGAGCCCGGCGAGGTGGGCGGCGGCGGCGCGCGCCCCGGCCTCGTCGGCGATGCCGACCCGGGTGACGAGGCCGCGCAGCGCGGCGGGAGGCCGGCCCCGGCCCTGATCGACAAGCACGGTGGGCAGGCGCCGCTCGTAAACGGCGCCCATCAGCGCTCCGCTCTCGGGGGCCGAGTAGACGATCAGGCCGTCCACGCTCGCGGTGCGGACCGGCTCGGAGCTGGCCGGGGCCGAGAGCAGCAGCAGCTTGAGGTCCTCGGCTTGCAGAGCGCGCGCGACGCTGCCCAGAAACAGCGAGGCGGCGGGATCCGCGAAGGCGTATTCGAGCGGCGCGTCGTACACCACGCCGATCACCCGACTCCGGCCCCGGCGCAGGCTGCGCGCGAGCGGGTCGGGGCCGGGGTAGTTCAGGGCGCGCGCCGCCGCAAGCACACGCCCGCGCAGCTCGGCCGAGAGCTGATCGGGGCGGTTGTAGGCGTTGCTCACCGTCGCCACCGACACGCCCACGGTGCGCGCTACGTCGCGCAGGGTGGCCCGCCCCCGGGG contains these protein-coding regions:
- a CDS encoding CHAD domain-containing protein translates to MATRTSPEKKLQKLWPKLTAGDPKAVHEARKLTRRASAELAASGAPKSARRAWRDLRRAAAALRDHDVAGDHIAAALEEAGRPPGEVAGFRADWAARRAELLAQTEWPPPPQGALRPDDFGQRVRKALRREARDLLDEAPRVLRARRAETWHDWRKRLKHYRYILELQDKAPAVLTDTLDALGRMQDAEVVRTLLTEQGLVPGQREELQKREKDARLASQARVRELWPELKQHLKAQRKAGVK
- a CDS encoding LacI family DNA-binding transcriptional regulator, producing the protein MTPAKPPQADAPRGRATLRDVARTVGVSVATVSNAYNRPDQLSAELRGRVLAAARALNYPGPDPLARSLRRGRSRVIGVVYDAPLEYAFADPAASLFLGSVARALQAEDLKLLLLSAPASSEPVRTASVDGLIVYSAPESGALMGAVYERRLPTVLVDQGRGRPPAALRGLVTRVGIADEAGARAAAAHLAGLGHHAIGVLALEAGPGGVSGPMSAERWAQAEASRVTGDRLRGYRAGAPDVALICYECPQNLPSEGEAQARALLGAHPEVTALLCMSDVLAQGAYQAAQALGRRVPHDLSLVGYDDVPASAALGLTTVWQPTADKGRVVGETLLRLLAGRSVPPTTTLPTRLAVRASTGPAPQAASLTAAPPAVPR
- a CDS encoding DUF420 domain-containing protein, which gives rise to MVAEVVNQWAVFTIILSGIALTTGVILIKQGNREAHMRAMLAASGLATVFLVLYLTRLGLGYEKKYVGPDAWRTAYYVLLISHIILAALNLPLALVALWNAWKGLRAAGNLSRIDLPAARPFFDRHRQWVRWTVPVWLYVAVTGWIIYLVLGRYGEVIKG
- the panB gene encoding 3-methyl-2-oxobutanoate hydroxymethyltransferase; amino-acid sequence: MSSLTSKRSIPELQHAPAPLVMVTAYDFPGGRHAEAAGVDLILVGDSLGNVVLGYDSTAPVTLGDMIHHARAVRRGAPNTFMVVDMPFGTYHTGVTDAMRNAVRIIQETGADAVKMEGATTEILQVVDNLTRNGIPVMGHVGLMPQTATAQGGLKVQGKDDESARLTLSGALALEQAGAFSVVLEAIPSRLAKLITGRLGVPTIGIGAGVGCDGQVLVAHDLLGIYEDEEKKIAKRYAELGRAAREAIAAYAAEVRAREFPAKENSFVMKDEVLGKLY